Genomic window (Candidatus Deferrimicrobium sp.):
GCAAGACCGAGCAGGTCGAGATGCGTGCCGCCGAGTACGCGAAGAAGGAGCTGGAGATCACGGAACAGACCCGGAAGCTCGAGGCGGCCCAGGCGGATCTCGACGCCCGGGTTGCGGCGACCCGGGCCGAGCTCGAGCGGGTGGCGGGCCTTTCGGCCGAGCAGGCCAAGGCGGAGATCGTGGAGTTGATCGCCGAAGATGCCAAGATGGAAGCAGGCAAGAAAATCCGCGTCATGGACGAGGAGTTCAAGGAGGAGGCGACGCAGAAGGCACGGAAGATGATCTCCCTGGCCGTTCAGCGGTACGCGGCGGACTACGTCGCCGAGCACGTTGTGAGCGCGGTGCCGCTGCCGTCCGAGGAGATGAAGGGGAGGATCATCGGCCGCGAGGGGAGGAACATCCGTGCCTTCGAAGCCGCCACCGGGATCGACGTCATCATCGACGACACCCCCGAGGCGGTCATCCTGTCCGGCTTCAACCCGGTCCGCCGGGAGATCGCGAGAATCTCGCTGACCCGCCTTCTTCAGGACGGGCGGATCCACCCGGCCCGGATCGAGGAGACGGTCGAGAAGGTGTCCAAGGAGGTGGAGGAGACGATCCGCGAGGCGGGGGAGCAGGCGCTCTTCGACCTGGGGATCCACGGCGTCCACGCGGAACTCGTGAAGCTGATCGGGAGGTTGAAGTACCGGACCTCGTATGGGCAAAACATTTATACCCACTCCCTCGAGGTGGCGTTCCTGTGCGGGATGATCGCCTCGGAACTGGGGCTGAACGCCAAGGTCGCCAAGCGCGCGGGACTGCTCCACGACATAGGGAAGGCGGTGGACCACGAGGTAGAGGGGCCTCACGCGCTGATCGGGGCGGACCTGGCCCGGAAATACGGCGAGTCCGCGAAAATCGTCCACGCGATCGGTGCTCACCACGAGGACGAATCGCCCAAGGACATCCTTCCGATCCTGGTCCAGGCGGCGGACGCCCTGTCCGGCGCCCGCCCGGGGGCGCGCCGCGAG
Coding sequences:
- the rny gene encoding ribonuclease Y gives rise to the protein MSMVLIAVLAAVALALAVYVAFLLAGKKSTLEKARADARAEAEKAAEILQSSRKEAANILKEAALQAKDHLLQVKIDFEKETRDRKNELSQLEKRLLQKEDQFDRKTEQVEMRAAEYAKKELEITEQTRKLEAAQADLDARVAATRAELERVAGLSAEQAKAEIVELIAEDAKMEAGKKIRVMDEEFKEEATQKARKMISLAVQRYAADYVAEHVVSAVPLPSEEMKGRIIGREGRNIRAFEAATGIDVIIDDTPEAVILSGFNPVRREIARISLTRLLQDGRIHPARIEETVEKVSKEVEETIREAGEQALFDLGIHGVHAELVKLIGRLKYRTSYGQNIYTHSLEVAFLCGMIASELGLNAKVAKRAGLLHDIGKAVDHEVEGPHALIGADLARKYGESAKIVHAIGAHHEDESPKDILPILVQAADALSGARPGARREMLANYLKRLEDLEAIAKSFAGVEKSYAIQAGREIRIIVDYQKIGDDAATLLARDIAKKIETDLSYPGQIRVTVIRETRAVEYAR